The following are encoded together in the Nocardioides thalensis genome:
- a CDS encoding carbohydrate ABC transporter permease translates to MSSRKGLVHRPGWVVYGLLAAVVIGSALPLYWSFVIGSHDKTGAMEMPPPILPGGHFFENAGRVFDTIEFWQALLNSLIVSTACAASVVFFSTLAGYSFAKLQFRGSNGLMGFVVLTMAVPTQLAIVPLFIIITDYGLYDTLLAVALPTLVTAFGVFFMRQYLVDAIPGELIEAARVDGASMLRTFWTVAVPAARPAMAILFLFTFMTVWTDYMWPLVALKDNQTLQVALDELAITGQGQTTDYALVLCGTGLATIPLLVLFIVSGRQLVAGIMQGAVKG, encoded by the coding sequence ATGAGCTCGCGCAAGGGACTGGTCCACCGTCCCGGCTGGGTCGTCTACGGCCTGCTCGCCGCCGTCGTCATCGGCTCGGCCCTGCCGCTGTACTGGTCGTTCGTCATCGGCTCGCACGACAAGACCGGTGCGATGGAGATGCCGCCGCCGATCCTGCCCGGGGGTCACTTCTTCGAGAACGCCGGCCGGGTGTTCGACACCATCGAGTTCTGGCAGGCGCTCCTCAACAGCCTCATCGTCTCGACGGCATGCGCGGCGTCGGTCGTGTTCTTCTCGACGCTCGCCGGCTACAGCTTCGCGAAGCTGCAGTTCCGCGGGAGCAACGGGCTGATGGGCTTCGTCGTGCTGACGATGGCGGTGCCCACGCAGCTCGCGATCGTGCCGCTGTTCATCATCATCACCGACTACGGCCTGTACGACACGCTGCTCGCGGTCGCCCTGCCCACCCTGGTGACGGCGTTCGGCGTGTTCTTCATGCGTCAGTACCTCGTCGACGCGATCCCGGGCGAGCTGATCGAGGCCGCCCGCGTCGACGGCGCCTCGATGCTCCGCACGTTCTGGACCGTCGCGGTGCCCGCGGCACGGCCCGCGATGGCGATCCTCTTCCTGTTCACGTTCATGACGGTCTGGACCGACTACATGTGGCCGCTCGTGGCCCTCAAGGACAACCAGACCCTGCAGGTGGCGCTCGACGAGCTCGCCATCACCGGCCAGGGCCAGACCACCGACTACGCGCTCGTGCTTTGCGGCACCGGGCTCGCCACCATTCCGCTGCTCGTCCTGTTCATCGTCTCCGGCCGCCAGCTCGTGGCCGGCATCATGCAAGGAGCCGTCAAAGGATGA
- a CDS encoding glycoside hydrolase family 1 protein — translation MTSPNDTTFPSTFLFGAATAAYQIEGAADEDGRTPSIWDTFSRVPGAVLDADNGDVACDHYHRMPEDVALMRSLNLDAYRFSIAWPRVRPDAGAPNQKGIDFYSRLVDELLGNGITPWVTLYHWDLPQALEDLGGWTNRDTAHRFAEYANTVYDALGDRVPYWTTFNEPWCSAFLGYTGGQHAPGRQEGVAGVIAAHHLMLAHGLTVDQLRERGAKQLGITLNLTVADPYDAAEPADVDAARRLDLLWNRVFLDPILKGRYPEELAPHTEGMTFEGKTWQDYVHEGDLALINAPLEMLGVNYYHGDAPAGRPMPSGTDFLGSRIEHPSRPTRLPWPGCDDFTFPRRGLPETGLDWEIQPEGLTRLLTRLKDEYDAPPIYITENGAAFDDVPQTGADGSSLVIDDQDRLSFIDGHLRAIHDAIEQGVDVRGYFAWSLLDNYEWAYGYRQRFGIVHVDYDTQVRTPKASAEWYAEVARTGALPAPRG, via the coding sequence ATGACATCCCCGAACGACACCACCTTCCCGAGCACCTTCCTCTTCGGCGCCGCCACCGCGGCGTACCAGATCGAGGGCGCTGCCGACGAGGACGGCCGCACGCCGTCGATCTGGGACACGTTCTCCCGGGTCCCGGGCGCCGTGCTCGACGCCGACAACGGCGACGTGGCCTGCGACCACTACCACCGGATGCCCGAGGACGTGGCGCTCATGCGCTCGCTCAACCTCGACGCCTACCGGTTCTCGATCGCCTGGCCCCGGGTGCGTCCCGACGCCGGCGCGCCCAACCAGAAGGGCATCGACTTCTACTCGCGTCTGGTCGACGAGCTGCTCGGCAACGGGATCACGCCATGGGTCACGCTCTACCACTGGGACCTGCCGCAGGCGCTCGAGGACCTCGGCGGCTGGACCAACCGCGACACCGCCCACCGGTTCGCCGAGTACGCCAACACCGTGTACGACGCGCTCGGTGACCGGGTGCCGTACTGGACGACCTTCAACGAGCCGTGGTGCTCGGCCTTCCTCGGCTACACCGGCGGCCAGCACGCGCCGGGCCGACAGGAGGGCGTTGCCGGCGTCATCGCCGCGCACCACCTGATGCTCGCCCACGGCCTCACCGTCGACCAGCTCCGCGAGCGCGGGGCCAAGCAGCTGGGCATCACGCTCAACCTCACGGTCGCCGACCCGTACGACGCCGCGGAGCCCGCCGACGTCGACGCCGCACGCCGGCTCGACCTGCTGTGGAACCGGGTCTTCCTCGACCCGATCCTCAAGGGCCGCTATCCCGAGGAGCTCGCTCCGCACACCGAGGGGATGACGTTCGAGGGCAAGACCTGGCAGGACTACGTGCACGAGGGCGACCTCGCCCTCATCAACGCGCCGCTGGAGATGCTGGGCGTGAACTACTACCACGGCGACGCCCCCGCGGGCCGTCCGATGCCGTCGGGCACCGACTTCCTCGGCTCCCGCATCGAGCACCCCTCGCGCCCGACCCGTCTCCCGTGGCCCGGGTGCGACGACTTCACCTTCCCGCGCCGCGGGCTGCCGGAGACCGGCCTCGACTGGGAGATCCAGCCCGAGGGCCTCACCCGGCTGCTCACGCGCCTGAAGGACGAGTACGACGCGCCGCCGATCTACATCACCGAGAACGGCGCTGCCTTCGACGACGTGCCCCAGACGGGTGCCGACGGCAGCTCTCTCGTGATCGACGACCAAGACCGGCTGTCCTTCATCGACGGGCACCTGCGGGCGATCCACGACGCGATCGAGCAGGGCGTCGACGTGCGCGGCTACTTCGCCTGGTCGCTGCTCGACAACTACGAGTGGGCCTACGGATATCGTCAGCGGTTCGGCATCGTGCACGTCGACTACGACACGCAGGTGCGCACACCCAAGGCGAGCGCGGAGTGGTACGCAGAGGTGGCCCGCACCGGCGCGCTTCCCGCTCCGCGCGGCTGA
- a CDS encoding rhomboid family intramembrane serine protease, with the protein MEIESRLPAWQVAGLGTIAFVVLLWVLEAVDAAMGHDLDQYGIQPRSDEGLLGILFAPVLHGGWSHLEGNTGPVLVLLFVTLATGLARGLLATAVIWVVGGLGVWLVAGSNSVHLGASGLVFGWIVYLGVRGIVNKEPWEILVGVVVLIVYGTVLLGVLPGQPGVSWQGHLFGAIGGAVAAAVLSNDRLAGARRVLGRR; encoded by the coding sequence GTGGAGATCGAGAGCAGGCTGCCGGCGTGGCAGGTCGCCGGGCTCGGGACCATCGCGTTCGTCGTCCTGCTGTGGGTGCTGGAGGCGGTCGACGCGGCGATGGGCCACGACCTCGACCAGTACGGTATCCAGCCGCGCTCCGACGAGGGCCTGCTCGGCATCCTGTTCGCGCCGGTGCTGCACGGGGGCTGGTCGCACCTCGAGGGCAACACCGGCCCTGTGCTGGTGCTGCTGTTCGTCACCCTGGCCACCGGCCTCGCCCGCGGGCTGCTCGCGACCGCGGTCATCTGGGTCGTCGGCGGGCTGGGCGTGTGGCTCGTGGCCGGCAGCAACTCGGTGCACCTCGGCGCCTCCGGCCTCGTGTTCGGCTGGATCGTCTACCTCGGTGTCCGCGGCATCGTGAACAAGGAGCCCTGGGAGATCCTCGTCGGCGTCGTCGTGCTCATCGTCTACGGCACCGTGCTGCTCGGCGTGCTGCCCGGACAGCCCGGCGTCTCGTGGCAGGGCCACCTGTTCGGGGCGATCGGCGGCGCGGTCGCCGCCGCGGTGCTGAGCAACGACCGACTGGCCGGAGCGAGGCGGGTGCTGGGCCGCAGGTGA
- a CDS encoding substrate-binding domain-containing protein, which translates to MTPAQPQNEGPGDAPTLDEVARLAGVSRATASRAINGGHRVSATALAAVEAAVQSLGYTPNPAARSLVTRRTDSVALVVPEPDERVFTDPFFVHTLRSVNRVLASRDLQLVLLLARPGDEERRMLRYLRKRHIDGALVVSHHRSDRLADHLAALGLPSAFVGRPIDSADKVAYVDTDNAAGGRLATELLVDRGCRRIGTIAGPADMAAGTDRLEGWRAAMRDAGLSDDAVVEGDFTEAGGEAAARELLGRFPEVDGLVVASDLMAVGALRVLAEKGRRVPDDIAVTGYDDLGVSERTSPPLTTVRNPIGEMAEQATRLLLEQIEGERDRQAIRVIFPPSLVRRASA; encoded by the coding sequence GTGACGCCCGCGCAGCCGCAGAACGAGGGGCCCGGCGACGCGCCCACCCTCGACGAGGTCGCGCGCCTCGCGGGTGTCTCGCGGGCCACGGCCTCGCGGGCGATCAACGGCGGTCACCGGGTGAGCGCCACCGCGCTCGCCGCGGTGGAGGCGGCGGTGCAGTCGCTGGGCTACACGCCCAACCCGGCCGCCCGCAGCCTGGTCACCCGGCGCACCGACTCGGTCGCACTCGTGGTGCCGGAGCCCGACGAGCGGGTGTTCACCGACCCGTTCTTCGTGCACACCCTGCGCAGCGTCAACCGGGTTCTCGCCAGCCGCGACCTCCAGCTGGTGCTGCTGCTCGCGCGGCCGGGCGACGAGGAGCGCCGGATGCTGCGCTACCTGCGCAAGCGGCACATCGACGGCGCGCTCGTGGTCTCCCACCACCGCAGCGACCGCCTCGCCGACCACCTGGCGGCGCTCGGGCTGCCGAGCGCGTTCGTCGGGCGGCCGATCGACAGCGCCGACAAGGTCGCCTACGTCGACACCGACAACGCCGCCGGCGGACGGCTCGCGACCGAGCTGCTCGTCGACCGCGGCTGCCGCCGGATCGGGACCATCGCGGGCCCGGCCGACATGGCCGCCGGCACCGACCGGCTCGAGGGCTGGCGCGCCGCGATGCGCGACGCCGGGCTCTCCGACGACGCCGTGGTCGAGGGCGACTTCACCGAGGCCGGCGGCGAGGCCGCGGCGCGGGAGCTCCTCGGCCGCTTCCCGGAGGTCGACGGGCTCGTCGTCGCGTCGGACCTGATGGCCGTCGGTGCGCTCCGCGTGCTGGCCGAGAAGGGCCGCCGGGTCCCCGACGACATCGCGGTCACCGGCTACGACGACCTGGGCGTCTCCGAGCGCACCAGCCCGCCGCTGACGACGGTTCGCAACCCCATCGGCGAGATGGCGGAGCAGGCCACGCGTCTCCTCCTCGAGCAGATCGAGGGCGAGCGCGACCGCCAGGCGATCCGGGTGATCTTCCCGCCCTCGCTCGTGCGCCGCGCGTCCGCCTGA
- a CDS encoding class I adenylate-forming enzyme family protein, translated as MYELLEAAVAVRPDAVAVTRPRGVMTYAELHRDAVAIAHDLHARGLQRVGVLSDDPAEVLAILLAACRVGVEACVYPVALTDEAASKLAARFEHEAVLTDRDLDVVTVSPGDSAAAAGTEDGLPPSPESRPIMVMTTGTSGYPRGVRHEWDRLLRASRRIKPAPEQRWLLAYGLNQFGGLQILIHVLAAQAMLVAAESFQPRVALAGMREHGVTHASGTPTFWRFVVAEMDADRGPVPPLEQISLGGEAVPGALLERLRDRFPGANLTQIYGATEFGQNISVRDGLPGLPVSMLDKGGDVELDIRDGELWVRSKAAMLGYHGEDSLPEGAWRATGDLVEVVGDRIEFRGRKTDVINVGGVKVHPLPVEDRISRVAGVSLARAFGRPNPMVGYVVAAEVVLEPGYDQDVVVDAIRLACNDLPRAGRPRSIKVVETMTTTGNKMFRGQA; from the coding sequence ATGTACGAGCTCCTGGAGGCCGCGGTCGCCGTACGACCGGACGCCGTGGCGGTCACCCGACCCCGCGGGGTGATGACGTACGCCGAGCTGCACCGCGACGCCGTGGCGATCGCGCACGACCTGCACGCCCGCGGGCTGCAGCGCGTGGGCGTGCTGTCCGACGACCCCGCCGAGGTGCTGGCGATCCTGCTCGCCGCCTGTCGGGTCGGTGTCGAGGCGTGTGTCTACCCGGTCGCGCTGACCGATGAGGCCGCCTCGAAGCTCGCGGCCCGGTTCGAGCACGAGGCGGTCCTCACCGACCGTGACCTCGACGTGGTCACGGTGTCGCCCGGCGACAGCGCCGCGGCGGCCGGCACCGAGGACGGGCTGCCGCCCTCCCCGGAGTCGCGGCCGATCATGGTCATGACCACCGGCACCAGCGGCTACCCGCGCGGCGTGCGCCACGAGTGGGACCGGTTGCTGCGCGCCTCCCGGCGGATCAAGCCCGCGCCCGAGCAGCGGTGGCTGCTGGCCTACGGCCTCAACCAGTTCGGCGGCCTGCAGATCCTGATCCACGTGCTCGCCGCCCAGGCGATGCTGGTCGCCGCCGAGTCGTTCCAGCCGCGGGTCGCGCTGGCCGGCATGCGTGAGCACGGCGTCACGCACGCGAGCGGGACCCCGACGTTCTGGCGCTTCGTCGTCGCCGAGATGGACGCCGATCGCGGCCCGGTGCCGCCGCTCGAGCAGATCAGCCTCGGCGGCGAGGCGGTGCCGGGCGCCCTGCTGGAGCGGCTGCGCGACCGCTTCCCCGGCGCCAACCTCACCCAGATCTACGGAGCCACCGAGTTCGGTCAGAACATCTCGGTGCGCGACGGGCTGCCCGGGCTGCCGGTCTCGATGCTCGACAAGGGCGGCGACGTCGAGCTCGACATCCGCGACGGCGAGCTGTGGGTGCGCTCGAAGGCCGCGATGCTCGGCTACCACGGCGAGGACTCCCTGCCCGAGGGCGCGTGGCGCGCCACCGGCGATCTCGTCGAGGTGGTCGGCGACCGGATCGAGTTCCGCGGCCGCAAGACCGACGTGATCAACGTGGGCGGCGTGAAGGTGCACCCGCTGCCGGTCGAGGACCGGATCAGCCGGGTCGCCGGCGTCTCGCTCGCGCGCGCGTTCGGGCGACCCAACCCAATGGTCGGCTACGTCGTCGCGGCCGAGGTCGTGCTCGAGCCCGGCTACGACCAGGACGTCGTCGTCGACGCGATCCGGCTGGCCTGCAACGACCTGCCGCGTGCCGGCCGGCCCCGCAGCATCAAGGTGGTCGAGACGATGACCACGACCGGCAACAAGATGTTCCGCGGCCAGGCGTAG
- a CDS encoding SatD family protein, translating to MIYAVIGDLVGSRRLADRAEAQRAVGAALTRVNDRIAPAQPFEATVGDEFQGATETLADAVLASLLVRLHLLPAIDVRCGIGYGEVVVHDATRRPLLQDGPGWWAARDALDALGGSRAAGRRTWYVGPDAGRATAFLLTRDALVDRLNERGLRVLRGALEGRTQREIAEAEGVSASAISQQFARGVGALRDAHRRFGADPDPSDGA from the coding sequence ATGATCTACGCCGTGATCGGCGACCTCGTCGGGTCGCGCCGCCTGGCCGACCGGGCCGAGGCCCAGCGGGCCGTGGGCGCCGCCCTGACCCGGGTGAACGACCGGATCGCGCCTGCGCAGCCGTTCGAGGCCACGGTGGGCGACGAGTTCCAGGGCGCCACGGAGACGCTCGCCGACGCGGTGCTCGCGTCGCTGCTGGTGCGGCTGCACCTCCTGCCCGCGATCGACGTCCGGTGCGGGATCGGGTACGGCGAGGTCGTCGTGCACGACGCGACCCGGCGGCCGCTGCTCCAGGACGGGCCGGGCTGGTGGGCCGCTCGCGACGCACTCGACGCCCTGGGCGGGAGCCGGGCCGCGGGTCGTCGCACCTGGTACGTCGGACCGGACGCCGGCCGGGCGACCGCGTTCCTGCTGACCCGCGACGCGCTCGTCGACCGCCTCAACGAGCGTGGGCTGCGCGTGCTGCGCGGGGCGCTCGAGGGCCGCACCCAGCGGGAGATCGCGGAGGCCGAGGGGGTCTCCGCGTCGGCGATCTCGCAGCAGTTCGCTCGTGGCGTCGGGGCGCTGCGCGACGCGCATCGTAGGTTCGGGGCCGACCCCGACCCGTCCGACGGAGCGTGA
- a CDS encoding TIGR03617 family F420-dependent LLM class oxidoreductase codes for MKLDLRLDGRPDEALARARELADAGADGLFTFEGPHDVFLPLAAVAGQVATDLMTNVAIAMPRSPMHLAHAAWDLHLMSGGRFRLGLGSQIRPHIEKRYGAAWSPPAARMREIVLAVKAILTSWQDGTPLDFRGEHTRHTLMPPTFVPGPNPHGPPPVLLGALGPVMTRTAAEVADGLLVMPFHTERHFRERTLPAVADGLARSGRTASGFPVLPQAILAMGRTAEELRAASYGARALVAFYGSTPAYLPVLEVEGWGELQLELNRLSKTGDVAAMAGLVSDEMLARIAVVGTPEECAGELLRRFDGVADRVCAYFPGYTPPADQVAELAAALHAED; via the coding sequence GTGAAGCTCGACCTCCGCCTCGACGGTCGCCCCGACGAAGCGCTCGCCCGCGCCCGCGAGCTGGCCGACGCCGGTGCCGACGGGCTGTTCACGTTCGAGGGTCCGCACGACGTGTTCCTGCCGCTCGCGGCCGTCGCCGGCCAGGTCGCGACCGACCTGATGACCAACGTCGCGATCGCGATGCCGCGCAGCCCGATGCATCTGGCTCACGCCGCCTGGGACCTGCACCTGATGAGCGGCGGCCGGTTCCGGCTCGGCCTCGGCTCGCAGATCCGGCCCCACATCGAGAAGAGGTACGGCGCCGCGTGGTCGCCGCCCGCCGCGCGGATGCGGGAGATCGTGCTCGCGGTGAAGGCGATCCTGACGTCGTGGCAGGACGGCACGCCGCTCGACTTCCGCGGCGAGCACACGCGCCACACCCTGATGCCGCCGACGTTCGTGCCCGGGCCCAACCCGCACGGCCCGCCGCCGGTGCTGCTCGGCGCGTTGGGCCCGGTCATGACGCGCACGGCCGCCGAGGTGGCCGACGGGCTCCTGGTGATGCCGTTCCACACCGAGCGGCACTTCCGCGAGCGGACGCTGCCGGCCGTGGCCGACGGGCTCGCCCGGTCCGGCCGCACGGCATCGGGCTTCCCGGTGCTCCCGCAGGCGATCCTGGCGATGGGACGCACCGCGGAGGAGCTCCGCGCGGCGTCGTACGGCGCCCGCGCGCTGGTGGCGTTCTACGGATCGACGCCCGCCTACCTGCCCGTGCTCGAGGTCGAGGGCTGGGGCGAGCTCCAGCTCGAGCTCAACCGGCTGTCGAAGACCGGCGACGTGGCCGCGATGGCCGGGCTGGTCAGCGACGAGATGCTCGCGCGGATCGCCGTCGTCGGCACGCCCGAGGAGTGCGCCGGCGAGCTGCTGCGCCGGTTCGACGGCGTCGCCGACCGGGTCTGCGCCTACTTCCCCGGCTACACCCCGCCGGCCGACCAGGTCGCCGAACTCGCCGCTGCGCTGCACGCGGAGGACTGA
- a CDS encoding carbohydrate ABC transporter permease yields MLTDERPAAPETTTPDDAPDRRRLLRRQRRSRWDLRLSPYLYISPFFILFGIVGLFPLLYTGYLSLHDWDKLYRQRGDFTGFENFSFVLGDPVFQKALVNTFSIFLMSSVPQIIVAVAIAALLDNRLRAATFWRMSVLLPFVVAPAAAVLIFGSLFADQSGLINAILRETGLEPIRWHVDRLWSHFAISSMVNWRWTGYNTLIFLAAMQAVPRDLYESAALDGASRLRQFWSVTLPMIRPTMIFVIVTSTIGGLQIFTEPRLFDDAPSREGGADHQYMTMALYIYDRGIVDGFYGRASAAAWILFLIIVGIALLNFVLTRFFTRRSA; encoded by the coding sequence ATGCTCACCGACGAACGCCCGGCCGCGCCGGAGACCACCACGCCGGACGACGCTCCCGACCGTCGTCGCCTGCTGCGGCGCCAGCGCCGCTCGCGCTGGGACCTGAGGCTCTCGCCCTACCTCTACATCTCGCCGTTCTTCATCCTGTTCGGGATCGTCGGCCTCTTCCCGCTGCTCTACACGGGCTACCTGTCGCTCCACGACTGGGACAAGCTCTACCGCCAGCGCGGCGACTTCACCGGCTTCGAGAACTTCAGCTTCGTGCTCGGCGACCCGGTCTTCCAGAAGGCCCTGGTCAACACGTTCAGCATCTTCCTGATGTCGTCGGTGCCGCAGATCATCGTCGCCGTCGCGATCGCCGCGTTGCTCGACAACCGTCTTCGCGCGGCCACGTTCTGGCGGATGAGCGTGCTGCTCCCCTTCGTCGTGGCGCCCGCCGCCGCCGTACTCATCTTCGGCAGCCTCTTCGCCGACCAGTCCGGCCTGATCAACGCCATCCTGCGCGAGACCGGACTCGAGCCGATCCGCTGGCACGTCGACCGGCTCTGGAGCCACTTCGCGATCTCGAGCATGGTCAACTGGCGCTGGACCGGCTACAACACGCTGATCTTCCTGGCCGCGATGCAGGCGGTGCCGCGCGACCTCTACGAGTCGGCCGCCCTCGACGGCGCCAGCCGGCTCCGCCAGTTCTGGTCCGTGACGCTCCCTATGATTCGCCCGACGATGATCTTCGTCATCGTCACCAGCACCATCGGCGGCCTCCAGATCTTCACCGAGCCGCGCCTCTTCGACGACGCCCCCAGCCGCGAGGGCGGCGCGGACCACCAGTACATGACGATGGCGCTCTACATCTACGACCGCGGCATCGTCGACGGCTTCTACGGCCGGGCGTCCGCAGCCGCGTGGATCCTCTTCCTGATCATCGTCGGCATCGCTCTCCTCAACTTCGTCCTCACCCGCTTCTTCACGAGGAGGTCGGCATGA
- a CDS encoding class I SAM-dependent methyltransferase has translation MAVDYSPASHYDRVTQAWQYLLGDELHYGVFDRGDEDLAEATGNLTRRMIDGAGLERGLTVLDVGCGTGAPACDLAERYGVEVVGITTSPVGVETATRRAAERGLSDRVRFELRDGTANGLPDESFDRVWVLESSHLMREREALVAECARVLRPGGRMVLCDVMRMREIPFQEVRRRTAEFAALRAAFGSARMDTMAQYVDLATANGLVVDMTEDLTAATLKTFEHWLGNAERYRDEATAALGAESLAEFEEGSRILDALWREGTLGYGIFSAAKPEGA, from the coding sequence GTGGCAGTCGACTACTCCCCCGCGTCCCACTACGACCGGGTCACCCAGGCCTGGCAGTACCTCCTCGGCGACGAGCTGCACTACGGCGTCTTCGACCGCGGCGACGAGGACCTCGCCGAGGCGACCGGCAACCTGACCCGGCGCATGATCGACGGCGCCGGCCTGGAGCGCGGCCTGACGGTGCTCGACGTCGGCTGCGGCACGGGCGCCCCCGCGTGCGACCTCGCCGAGCGGTACGGCGTCGAGGTCGTCGGCATCACCACGAGCCCGGTCGGCGTCGAGACCGCCACCCGGCGGGCCGCGGAGCGCGGGCTCTCCGACCGGGTCCGGTTCGAGCTGCGCGACGGCACCGCCAACGGCCTCCCCGACGAGAGCTTCGACCGGGTGTGGGTGCTGGAGTCCTCGCACCTGATGCGGGAGCGCGAGGCCCTGGTCGCCGAGTGCGCCCGGGTGCTGCGCCCCGGCGGCCGGATGGTGCTGTGCGACGTGATGCGGATGCGCGAGATCCCGTTCCAGGAGGTGCGCCGCCGCACCGCGGAGTTCGCCGCGCTCCGGGCGGCGTTCGGCAGCGCCCGGATGGACACCATGGCGCAGTACGTCGACCTGGCCACCGCCAACGGCCTCGTCGTCGACATGACCGAGGACCTCACCGCGGCGACGCTGAAGACGTTCGAGCACTGGCTCGGCAACGCGGAGCGCTACCGCGACGAGGCGACCGCCGCGCTCGGCGCGGAGAGCCTCGCCGAGTTCGAGGAGGGCAGCCGCATCCTCGACGCGCTGTGGCGCGAGGGCACCCTCGGCTACGGCATCTTCTCGGCGGCCAAGCCGGAAGGCGCGTGA
- a CDS encoding extracellular solute-binding protein, whose protein sequence is MRNTTTRPARTSPVVRRLAAGAVGTLVLGLVAACGNDNDPTESAEQEDLKEGEAITITTFGEFGYDALIEQWNEENPDIQVEQTKVSKWDDWKAEVTTSLQAGGEGLPDIVALEGDYMPAVVAAPDVWVDLSQDEVEGRWLDFKEAGATTADGALLGYATDAGPEAICYRKDLFEAAGLPSEREEVAAEMTTWDDYFALGEEFKKNSDAHFYDASGSIAQAMLNQVEFPFEQADNTVDISSPELAAVWDAVTSHVELGTQAPQWSPDWTAAFKDPGIATVACPGWMRNNIKENTGDPAPAGVEWDIADVFPGGGGNWGGSYLSIPKVSTHQAEALEFITWITAPEQQAEIFELTGNFPSQVEALQSETVLSATDEYFGGAPAGEIFSNRAEAITVTSYHGPLYSDILQKFQDAINRVDQGTSPDESWATFEQDVASLQ, encoded by the coding sequence GTGCGCAACACGACCACCCGACCGGCCAGGACCTCCCCCGTGGTCCGCCGGCTTGCAGCTGGTGCCGTCGGCACCCTTGTCCTCGGGCTGGTCGCAGCCTGCGGCAACGACAACGACCCCACCGAGTCCGCCGAGCAGGAGGACCTCAAGGAGGGCGAGGCCATCACCATCACCACGTTCGGCGAGTTCGGCTACGACGCCCTCATCGAGCAGTGGAACGAGGAGAACCCCGACATCCAGGTCGAGCAGACCAAGGTCTCCAAGTGGGACGACTGGAAGGCCGAGGTCACCACCAGCCTCCAGGCCGGTGGCGAGGGGTTGCCGGACATCGTCGCGCTCGAGGGTGACTACATGCCCGCCGTCGTCGCGGCGCCCGACGTCTGGGTCGACCTCAGCCAGGACGAGGTCGAGGGCCGCTGGCTCGACTTCAAGGAGGCCGGCGCGACCACCGCCGACGGCGCCCTGCTCGGCTACGCGACCGACGCCGGCCCCGAGGCGATCTGCTACCGCAAGGACCTGTTCGAGGCCGCCGGCCTTCCCAGCGAGCGGGAGGAGGTCGCCGCCGAGATGACGACGTGGGACGACTACTTCGCGCTGGGCGAGGAGTTCAAGAAGAACTCCGACGCGCACTTCTACGACGCCAGCGGCTCGATCGCTCAGGCGATGCTGAACCAGGTCGAGTTCCCGTTCGAGCAGGCCGACAACACCGTCGACATCTCCAGCCCCGAGCTCGCGGCCGTGTGGGACGCGGTCACCTCCCACGTCGAGCTCGGTACGCAGGCCCCGCAGTGGAGCCCCGACTGGACCGCGGCGTTCAAGGACCCGGGCATCGCCACCGTCGCCTGCCCCGGCTGGATGCGCAACAACATCAAGGAGAACACCGGTGACCCGGCGCCCGCCGGCGTCGAGTGGGACATCGCCGACGTCTTCCCCGGTGGCGGCGGCAACTGGGGCGGCTCCTACCTGTCGATCCCGAAGGTCTCGACCCACCAGGCCGAGGCACTGGAGTTCATCACCTGGATCACCGCGCCCGAGCAGCAGGCCGAGATCTTCGAGCTGACGGGCAACTTCCCGTCGCAGGTCGAGGCGCTCCAGTCCGAGACCGTGCTCTCGGCGACCGACGAGTACTTCGGTGGCGCTCCGGCCGGTGAGATCTTCTCCAACCGCGCCGAGGCGATCACGGTGACCTCCTACCACGGTCCGCTCTACTCGGACATCCTGCAGAAGTTCCAGGACGCCATCAACCGCGTCGACCAGGGCACCTCGCCCGACGAGTCGTGGGCGACCTTCGAGCAGGACGTCGCCTCCCTGCAGTGA